The stretch of DNA GCCATGGTAGTAACTGAGGAATACGTGGAGGCAAGATTAAGCATAGGGCTTCCTGCTTTTGGAAGAAGGATAAACAGTAAAGGTGCTATGACAATGTTGCTGGATTTTATACCTAAGATTGTTGACAAAGGACTTTTGAAGAAAAACCTTAACTTAAATAACATATGGCAATGGGTAAAAACGGTAGAGGATGCAGACTATTTAAGGAGCAAGCTAAAAGAGAGGCATCTTGTGGCATTTGTGGCCGATGGCTCTATACTTCCCAGGGAAAGTGGTGTAAGCGACAAGCCATTAAAAAATGAACATGTTGTGCCTTTTCAATCTCCAGATAGCCTCAGGGTAGAATTTGATCTGCCGAATCGCGGTAAGATAACAGGCATGGGGATACCCGAAGGAGTTACCTTGATTGTGGGAGGTGGCTATCACGGCAAATCAACATTGCTTCAAGCTATACAAAGAGGGGTTTATAATCATATACCAGGCGATGGCAGGGAATTTGTCATAACTGTTGCTGATGCTGTTAAGATAAGGGCAGAGGATGGCAGGAGAGTTGAAAAAGTGGATATAAGCCCTTTTATAAACAACCTTCCCAATAAAATTGATACCACCAGGTTTAGCACCGAAAACGCCAGCGGCAGCACATCTCAGGCTGCAAATATCGTGGAGGCGATGGAGATTGGCACGGGATTGTTGCTCCTAGACGAGGATACATCAGCCACCAATTTTATGATAAGGGATGCCAGGATGCAGCAATTGATTTCCAGAGAGGACGAACCTATAACGCCGTTTATAGATAGGGTAAAGCAGCTATATGAGGATAATGGTATATCGACCATACTGGTGATGGGTGGTAGCGGTGATTATTTTGATGTAGCTGATTGCATTATTAAAATGCATAATTACAAGCCTTATGATGTTACATGCCAGGCTAAAGAGATTGCACAAAGGTTTAGAACCAATAGAGAGATTGAAGCACAAACTAAAAAGATAACTATAAAACCACGACTACCGCTTAAAAACGGGCTGGATGTTAGAGGGAAAAAGGTTAAGTCCAGAGATACGGATACAATAAAGTACGGTTATGAAGAGATAGAGCTTGATTATGTAGAACAGCTGGTGGACAAGAGCCAGACCAGTGCTATCGCTGAAATAATAAGATATGCGGCTGAAAGATACGTAGATGGTAAGAGTAGCCTAAAGCAAATAGTAGATAAAGTCTATCAGGATATTAATTCGAAAGGGCTTGATGTGGTATC from Caldanaerobius fijiensis DSM 17918 encodes:
- a CDS encoding ABC-ATPase domain-containing protein; this encodes MTIDDLRKKLDMINGKGYKAYKDIQGEYDFGNFKLYIDYVQGDPFATPSRIRVRVPQKIAGFDSELYKNPSRKLALEDFLARSVFDVIKTLPVVKGTGHSGDIYIDKGGQEIIKRTAMVVTEEYVEARLSIGLPAFGRRINSKGAMTMLLDFIPKIVDKGLLKKNLNLNNIWQWVKTVEDADYLRSKLKERHLVAFVADGSILPRESGVSDKPLKNEHVVPFQSPDSLRVEFDLPNRGKITGMGIPEGVTLIVGGGYHGKSTLLQAIQRGVYNHIPGDGREFVITVADAVKIRAEDGRRVEKVDISPFINNLPNKIDTTRFSTENASGSTSQAANIVEAMEIGTGLLLLDEDTSATNFMIRDARMQQLISREDEPITPFIDRVKQLYEDNGISTILVMGGSGDYFDVADCIIKMHNYKPYDVTCQAKEIAQRFRTNREIEAQTKKITIKPRLPLKNGLDVRGKKVKSRDTDTIKYGYEEIELDYVEQLVDKSQTSAIAEIIRYAAERYVDGKSSLKQIVDKVYQDINSKGLDVVSPFYGKHPGNLALPRPQEVSAALNRLRSLTVK